A region of Paraburkholderia sp. BL23I1N1 DNA encodes the following proteins:
- the rpoC gene encoding DNA-directed RNA polymerase subunit beta', with product MKALLDLFKQVQQPEVFDAIKIGLASPDKIRSWSFGEVKKPETINYRTFKPERDGLFCAKIFGPIKDYECLCGKYKRLKHRGVICEKCGVEVTLAKVRRERMGHIELASPVAHIWFLKSLPSRLGMVLDMTLRDIERVLYFEAYVVIDPGMTPLKARQIMTEEDYYNKVEEYGDEFRAEMGAEGVRELLRAINIDEQVEMLRTELKNTGSEAKIKKYAKRLKVLEAFQRSGIKPDWMVLEVLPVLPPELRPLVPLDGGRFATSDLNDLYRRVINRNNRLKRLLELKAPEIIVRNEKRMLQEAVDSLLDNGRRGKAMTGANKRPLKSLADMIKGKGGRFRQNLLGKRVDYSGRSVIVVGPTLKLHQCGLPKLMALELFKPFIFNKLEVMGVATTIKAAKKEVESQTPVVWDILEEVIREHPVMLNRAPTLHRLGIQAFEPVLIEGKAIQLHPLVCAAFNADFDGDQMAVHVPLSLEAQMEARTLMLASNNILFPANGDPSIVPSQDIVLGLYYATREAVNAKGEGLTFTGVSEALRAYENKEVELASRVNVRITEMVHNEDKSEGAPAFVPKITLYATTVGRSILSEILPPGLPFSVLNKPLKKKEISRLINTAFRKCGLRETVIFADQLMQSGFRLATRAGISICVDDMLVPPQKEQIVGDAAKKVKEYDRQYMSGLVTSQERYNNVVDIWSATSEAVGKAMMEQLSTEPVVDRDGNETRQESFNSIYMMADSGARGSAVQIRQLAGMRGLMAKPDGSIIETPITANFREGLNVLQYFISTHGARKGLADTALKTANSGYLTRRLVDVTQDLVVVEDDCGTSNGVAMKALVEGGEVVEALRDRILGRVTVADVVNPESQETLYETGTLLDEDAVEEIERLGIDEVRVRTPLTCETRYGLCAACYGRDLGRGSSVNVGEAVGVIAAQSIGEPGTQLTMRTFHIGGAASRAAVASSVEAKSNGTVRFTATMRYVTNAKGEQIVISRSGEAMITDDHGRERERHKVPYGATLLQLDGAQIKAGTQLATWDPMTRPIITEYGGTVKFENVEEGVTVAKQIDDVTGLSTLVVIDVKRRGSQASKTVRPQVKLLDANGEEVKIPNTEHSVQIGFQVGALITVKDGQQVQVGEVLARIPVESQKTRDITGGLPRVAELFEARSPKDAGILAEVTGTTSFGKDTKGKQRLVITDLEGNQHEFLIAKEKQVLVHDGQVVNKGEMIVDGPADPHDILRLQGVEALARYIVDEVQDVYRLQGVKINDKHIEVIVRQMLRRVQIVDNGDTRFIMGEQVERSDMLDENDRMAAEGKIPATYDNVLLGITKASLSTDSFISAASFQETTRVLTEAAIMGKRDDLRGLKENVIVGRLIPAGTGLAFHKARKSKELSDRERFDQIAAEESFEFGTPETPAAEQQHSGE from the coding sequence ATGAAAGCTCTGCTCGATCTATTCAAGCAAGTCCAACAGCCTGAAGTTTTTGACGCGATCAAGATCGGTCTGGCCTCGCCAGACAAGATCCGTTCGTGGTCGTTCGGTGAAGTGAAGAAGCCGGAAACCATCAACTACCGGACGTTCAAGCCGGAACGCGATGGTCTGTTCTGCGCGAAGATCTTCGGGCCGATCAAAGACTACGAATGCCTTTGCGGCAAGTACAAGCGCCTGAAGCATCGTGGCGTGATCTGTGAAAAGTGCGGCGTCGAAGTGACGCTCGCCAAGGTGCGTCGCGAACGGATGGGCCACATTGAGTTGGCCTCGCCGGTCGCTCACATCTGGTTTCTGAAGTCGCTGCCGTCGCGTCTGGGCATGGTGCTCGACATGACGCTGCGCGACATCGAGCGCGTGCTGTACTTCGAAGCCTACGTGGTGATCGATCCGGGCATGACGCCGCTGAAAGCGCGGCAGATCATGACGGAAGAGGATTACTACAACAAGGTCGAAGAGTACGGTGACGAATTCCGTGCCGAGATGGGCGCGGAAGGCGTTCGCGAACTGCTGCGCGCGATCAATATCGACGAACAGGTCGAGATGCTGCGCACCGAACTCAAGAACACGGGTTCGGAAGCGAAGATCAAGAAGTATGCGAAGCGCCTGAAGGTGCTCGAGGCTTTCCAGCGTTCGGGCATCAAGCCTGACTGGATGGTGCTCGAAGTGCTGCCGGTGCTGCCGCCGGAACTGCGTCCGCTGGTGCCGCTGGATGGCGGGCGCTTCGCGACGTCGGACCTGAACGACCTGTATCGCCGCGTGATCAACCGTAACAACCGGTTGAAGCGTCTGCTCGAACTGAAGGCGCCTGAAATCATCGTTCGCAACGAAAAGCGGATGCTGCAGGAAGCCGTCGATTCGCTGCTCGACAACGGTCGTCGCGGTAAGGCAATGACCGGCGCGAACAAGCGTCCGCTGAAGTCGCTCGCTGACATGATCAAGGGTAAGGGCGGTCGCTTCCGTCAGAACTTGCTTGGTAAGCGCGTGGACTACTCGGGCCGTTCGGTGATCGTGGTCGGCCCGACGCTCAAGCTGCATCAGTGCGGTCTGCCGAAGCTGATGGCGCTCGAACTGTTCAAGCCGTTCATCTTCAACAAGCTCGAAGTGATGGGTGTTGCTACCACCATCAAGGCTGCGAAGAAGGAAGTCGAGAGCCAGACGCCGGTGGTGTGGGACATCCTCGAAGAGGTGATCCGCGAGCATCCGGTCATGCTGAACCGTGCGCCTACGCTGCACCGTCTTGGCATTCAGGCTTTCGAGCCGGTGCTGATCGAAGGTAAGGCAATCCAGCTGCATCCGCTCGTTTGCGCGGCGTTCAACGCCGACTTCGACGGTGACCAGATGGCTGTGCACGTGCCGCTGTCGCTCGAAGCGCAGATGGAAGCGCGTACGCTGATGCTGGCGTCGAACAACATCCTGTTCCCGGCCAACGGCGATCCGTCGATCGTGCCGTCGCAGGATATTGTGCTCGGCCTGTACTACGCGACCCGTGAAGCAGTGAACGCCAAGGGCGAAGGCCTGACGTTCACCGGCGTCTCGGAAGCGCTGCGTGCGTACGAGAACAAGGAAGTCGAGCTGGCCTCGCGCGTCAACGTGCGGATCACGGAAATGGTCCACAACGAAGACAAGTCGGAAGGTGCGCCGGCATTCGTGCCGAAGATCACGCTGTATGCGACTACGGTTGGCCGTTCGATCCTGTCGGAAATTCTGCCGCCGGGCCTGCCGTTCTCGGTGCTGAACAAGCCGCTGAAGAAGAAGGAAATCTCGCGCCTCATCAACACCGCATTCCGCAAGTGCGGTCTGCGTGAAACGGTGATTTTCGCCGATCAGTTGATGCAGTCGGGTTTCCGCCTGGCAACGCGCGCTGGTATCTCGATCTGCGTCGACGACATGCTCGTGCCGCCGCAGAAAGAACAGATCGTCGGCGACGCCGCGAAGAAGGTGAAGGAATACGACCGTCAGTACATGTCGGGTCTCGTCACGTCGCAAGAACGCTACAACAACGTGGTCGACATCTGGTCGGCAACGTCGGAAGCGGTCGGCAAGGCGATGATGGAACAGCTGTCGACGGAACCGGTGGTCGATCGCGACGGCAACGAAACGCGTCAGGAATCGTTCAACTCCATCTACATGATGGCTGACTCGGGTGCTCGTGGTTCGGCGGTTCAGATTCGTCAGCTGGCCGGTATGCGCGGCCTGATGGCGAAGCCGGACGGCTCGATCATCGAGACGCCGATTACGGCGAACTTCCGTGAAGGCCTGAACGTGTTGCAGTACTTCATCTCGACCCACGGTGCACGTAAGGGTCTGGCTGATACGGCACTGAAGACGGCAAACTCGGGTTACCTGACGCGTCGTCTGGTCGACGTGACGCAGGATCTGGTGGTGGTCGAGGACGATTGCGGTACGTCCAACGGCGTCGCCATGAAGGCGTTGGTCGAAGGCGGTGAAGTCGTCGAAGCATTGCGTGACCGTATCCTGGGTCGCGTGACGGTGGCTGACGTCGTCAATCCGGAATCGCAGGAAACGCTGTACGAAACGGGTACGTTGCTCGACGAAGACGCGGTCGAAGAAATCGAACGCCTCGGCATCGACGAAGTGCGCGTGCGTACGCCGCTGACTTGCGAAACGCGTTACGGCCTGTGCGCAGCCTGCTATGGCCGCGACCTGGGTCGTGGCTCGTCGGTCAACGTCGGTGAAGCAGTCGGCGTGATCGCTGCTCAGTCGATCGGTGAACCGGGCACGCAGCTCACGATGCGTACGTTCCACATCGGTGGTGCGGCATCGCGTGCAGCAGTGGCTTCGTCGGTTGAAGCCAAGTCGAACGGTACGGTGCGTTTCACGGCGACCATGCGTTACGTTACCAATGCGAAGGGCGAGCAGATCGTCATCTCGCGTTCGGGCGAAGCCATGATCACCGACGACCACGGCCGTGAGCGCGAACGTCACAAGGTGCCGTACGGCGCGACGCTGTTGCAACTGGACGGCGCGCAGATCAAGGCCGGCACGCAACTGGCGACGTGGGATCCGATGACGCGTCCGATCATCACCGAATACGGTGGTACGGTGAAGTTCGAAAACGTCGAAGAAGGCGTGACGGTTGCCAAGCAGATCGACGATGTGACGGGTCTCTCGACACTGGTCGTGATCGACGTGAAGCGCCGCGGTTCGCAAGCGTCGAAGACGGTGCGCCCGCAGGTCAAGCTGCTCGACGCGAACGGCGAAGAAGTCAAGATCCCGAACACCGAGCACTCGGTGCAGATCGGCTTCCAGGTCGGCGCTCTGATCACCGTGAAGGATGGTCAGCAAGTGCAGGTCGGTGAAGTGCTCGCACGTATCCCGGTTGAATCGCAAAAGACTCGCGACATTACCGGTGGTCTGCCGCGTGTGGCCGAACTGTTCGAAGCGCGCTCGCCGAAGGACGCCGGTATTCTGGCGGAAGTCACGGGCACGACGTCGTTCGGTAAGGACACGAAGGGCAAGCAGCGTCTCGTTATCACGGACCTCGAAGGCAATCAGCACGAGTTCCTGATCGCGAAGGAAAAGCAGGTTCTGGTGCACGATGGTCAGGTCGTCAACAAGGGCGAAATGATTGTCGACGGGCCGGCTGATCCGCACGACATTCTGCGTTTGCAGGGCGTCGAGGCGCTGGCGCGTTACATCGTGGACGAAGTGCAGGACGTGTATCGTCTGCAGGGCGTGAAGATCAATGACAAGCACATTGAAGTGATCGTCCGTCAGATGCTGCGCCGCGTGCAGATCGTCGATAACGGCGATACGCGCTTCATCATGGGCGAACAGGTCGAGCGCTCGGATATGCTCGACGAGAACGACCGGATGGCTGCGGAAGGCAAGATCCCGGCAACCTACGACAACGTGCTGCTCGGTATCACGAAGGCATCGCTGTCGACCGATTCGTTCATCTCCGCGGCGTCGTTCCAGGAAACGACTCGCGTGCTGACCGAAGCGGCGATCATGGGCAAGCGCGACGATCTGCGCGGGCTGAAGGAAAACGTGATCGTTGGTCGTCTGATTCCGGCTGGTACGGGTCTCGCCTTCCACAAGGCACGCAAGAGCAAGGAACTGTCCGACCGCGAGCGTTTCGATCAGATCGCAGCGGAAGAGTCGTTCGAATTCGGTACGCCGGAAACCCCGGCTGCCGAACAGCAGCACTCAGGCGAGTAA
- the recQ gene encoding DNA helicase RecQ — translation MSRPLEILNEVFGYPAFRGQQGEIVEHVAGGGDCLVLMPTGGGKSLCYQIPSLVRREAGCGAGIVVSPLIALMQDQVAALTEVGVRAAYLNSTLSSAEAMATERALREGEIDLLYVAPERLMTPRFQELLERTRIGLFAIDEAHCVSQWGHDFRPEYIQLSVLHERFPNVPRIALTATADAITRDEIVHRLALDDARIFVSSFDRPNIRYRIVEKDNARTQLLDFIRAEHSKPDGTTDAGVVYCLSRRKVEETAEWLKEKGMRALPYHAGMEFEIRQKHQEMFQREEGIVMCATIAFGMGIDKPDVRFVAHLDLPKSVEGYYQETGRAGRDGMPANAWMAYGLGDVVQQRKMIDESDADDAHKRVQTGKLDALLGLCEAATCRRVRLLAYFGESSKPCGNCDNCIEPPDTWDATREAQMALSCVFRAQRASGFHFGAGHLIDILRGNRSEKILQRGHEKLTTFGIGAAFGEPEWRAIFRQLVAFGYLTVDHEGFGSLMLTEAAKAVLKSEQNVTMRRYVKPTRTRQSSGRTSERADPTIGMGPRERARWERLRAWRTETAKSDGVPAYVIFHDATLAEIARNGPDSIEDLRGIPGMGARKLDRFGDELLEVVAAD, via the coding sequence ATGTCCCGTCCGCTCGAAATCCTCAACGAAGTTTTTGGCTACCCCGCATTCCGAGGACAGCAGGGCGAAATTGTCGAACACGTCGCCGGCGGTGGCGATTGTCTCGTGCTGATGCCAACGGGCGGCGGTAAATCGCTGTGCTATCAGATCCCGTCGCTGGTGCGGCGCGAAGCAGGCTGCGGAGCGGGGATCGTGGTGTCCCCGCTGATCGCGTTGATGCAGGACCAGGTTGCCGCACTCACGGAGGTCGGCGTGCGCGCCGCTTACCTGAACTCGACGCTGTCGAGCGCGGAGGCGATGGCCACCGAGCGCGCGTTGCGTGAAGGTGAAATCGATCTGCTGTATGTGGCGCCGGAACGCTTGATGACGCCTCGTTTCCAGGAGTTGCTCGAGCGCACGCGCATCGGATTGTTCGCCATCGACGAAGCGCACTGCGTGTCGCAATGGGGGCACGATTTCCGTCCTGAATATATTCAGCTGTCGGTGCTGCATGAGCGCTTTCCGAACGTGCCGCGCATTGCACTCACCGCGACCGCCGACGCGATTACGCGCGACGAAATCGTCCACCGTCTCGCGCTCGATGACGCGCGCATCTTTGTTTCCAGCTTCGATCGCCCGAACATCCGCTATCGCATCGTCGAAAAGGACAATGCGCGTACGCAATTGCTCGACTTCATTCGCGCCGAACACTCGAAACCGGATGGCACGACCGACGCCGGCGTTGTCTACTGCCTGTCGCGTCGCAAGGTCGAAGAAACGGCAGAGTGGCTGAAAGAGAAAGGGATGCGCGCGTTGCCTTACCACGCCGGCATGGAGTTCGAAATTCGCCAGAAGCATCAGGAGATGTTTCAGCGCGAGGAGGGCATCGTGATGTGCGCGACGATCGCCTTCGGCATGGGCATCGACAAGCCGGACGTGCGCTTCGTGGCGCATCTTGATTTGCCGAAGAGTGTCGAAGGTTACTACCAGGAAACCGGGCGCGCAGGCCGCGACGGCATGCCGGCGAACGCCTGGATGGCGTACGGTCTGGGCGACGTCGTACAGCAGCGCAAGATGATCGACGAGTCCGACGCCGACGATGCGCATAAGCGCGTGCAGACCGGCAAGCTCGACGCGTTACTCGGGCTGTGCGAAGCGGCGACCTGCCGCCGGGTGCGGCTGCTCGCGTATTTCGGCGAATCCAGCAAGCCGTGCGGCAACTGCGACAACTGCATCGAGCCGCCCGATACATGGGACGCGACGCGCGAAGCGCAGATGGCGCTGTCATGCGTGTTCCGCGCGCAGCGGGCGAGTGGATTTCACTTTGGCGCCGGGCACCTGATCGACATTCTGCGTGGCAACCGCAGCGAGAAGATCCTGCAACGCGGCCACGAAAAGCTCACCACCTTTGGGATCGGGGCGGCGTTCGGCGAGCCGGAGTGGCGCGCCATCTTTCGCCAGCTCGTCGCATTCGGCTATCTCACCGTCGACCACGAAGGTTTCGGCTCGCTCATGCTGACCGAGGCGGCCAAAGCAGTGTTGAAGAGTGAGCAGAACGTCACGATGCGCCGCTACGTGAAGCCAACGCGCACCCGCCAGTCATCCGGTCGCACCAGCGAGCGCGCCGACCCGACGATCGGCATGGGCCCGCGCGAGCGCGCCCGCTGGGAACGACTGCGCGCCTGGCGCACGGAGACGGCGAAAAGCGACGGCGTGCCGGCCTACGTTATTTTCCACGACGCCACGCTGGCCGAAATTGCCCGCAACGGCCCCGATTCCATCGAGGATTTGCGCGGCATTCCGGGCATGGGTGCCCGCAAACTCGACCGTTTTGGCGACGAGTTGCTGGAAGTCGTTGCTGCCGACTGA
- the rpsL gene encoding 30S ribosomal protein S12, which yields MPTINQLVRKGRASETTKSKSPALQDCPQRRGVCTRVYTTTPKKPNSALRKVAKVRLTNGFEVISYIGGEGHNLQEHSVVLIRGGRVKDLPGVRYHMVRGSLDTQGVKDRKQARSKYGAKRAKAGK from the coding sequence ATGCCAACCATCAATCAACTGGTTCGCAAAGGCCGCGCGTCGGAAACGACGAAGAGCAAGAGCCCGGCTTTGCAGGACTGCCCCCAGCGTCGCGGCGTGTGCACCCGTGTGTACACCACGACGCCTAAGAAGCCTAACTCGGCACTGCGTAAGGTTGCCAAGGTTCGTCTGACGAACGGCTTCGAAGTTATTTCGTACATCGGTGGTGAAGGCCACAACCTGCAGGAACACTCGGTCGTGCTGATTCGCGGCGGTCGTGTTAAGGACTTGCCGGGTGTGCGTTACCACATGGTTCGCGGCTCGCTGGATACCCAGGGCGTCAAGGATCGTAAGCAGGCTCGCTCGAAGTACGGTGCGAAGCGTGCCAAGGCCGGCAAGTAA
- the rpsG gene encoding 30S ribosomal protein S7, producing the protein MPRRREVPKREVLPDPKFGNVDVAKFMNVLMLSGKKSVAERIVYGAFEQIQTKGGKDPLEVFTVALNNVKPVVEVKSRRVGGANYQVPVEVRPSRRMALAMRWLREAAKKRSEKSMALRLAGELSEAAEGRGGAMKKRDEVHRMAEANKAFSHFRF; encoded by the coding sequence ATGCCGCGTCGTCGCGAAGTCCCCAAGCGGGAAGTGTTGCCGGATCCGAAGTTCGGTAACGTAGATGTTGCAAAGTTCATGAACGTGCTGATGCTCTCCGGCAAGAAGTCGGTTGCTGAGCGTATCGTGTACGGCGCTTTCGAACAGATCCAGACCAAGGGTGGCAAGGACCCGCTGGAAGTGTTCACGGTAGCGCTCAACAACGTCAAGCCGGTGGTCGAAGTTAAGAGCCGCCGCGTTGGTGGTGCGAACTATCAGGTTCCGGTCGAAGTGCGTCCGTCGCGTCGTATGGCATTGGCGATGCGTTGGTTGCGTGAAGCCGCGAAGAAGCGCAGCGAGAAGTCGATGGCCCTGCGTCTGGCAGGTGAACTCTCCGAAGCGGCCGAAGGCCGTGGCGGCGCGATGAAGAAGCGCGACGAAGTTCACCGGATGGCAGAAGCCAACAAGGCGTTCTCGCACTTCCGTTTCTAA
- the fusA gene encoding elongation factor G, with protein MARKTPIERYRNIGISAHIDAGKTTTTERILFYTGVNHKIGEVHDGAATMDWMEQEQERGITITSAATTAFWKGMAGDRAEHRINIIDTPGHVDFTIEVERSMRVLDGACMVYCAVGGVQPQSETVWRQANKYKVPRLAFINKMDRTGANFFKVYDQLKLRLKANPVPVVVPIGAEETFTGVVDLLKMKAIIWDEASQGTKFSYEEIPAELVDTCNEWREKMVEAAAESSEDMMNKYLESGELTEAEIIKGLRDRTIACEIQPMLCGTAFKNKGVQRMLDAVLDFLPSPIDIPPVTGELENGEKAERRAADDEKFSSLAFKIMTDPFVGQLIFFRVYSGTTKSGDTLLNATKDKKERLGRILLMHANQREEIKEVHAGDIAAAVGLKDATTGDTLCDPLHPIVLERMIFPEPVISQAVEPKTKPDQEKMGLALNRLAQEDPSFRVQTDEESGQTIISGMGELHLEILVDRMKREFGVEATVGKPQVAYRETIRGKAEDVDGKFVKQSGGRGQYGHAVITLEPNEQGKGYEFLDEIKGGVIPREYIPAVDKGIQETLKAGVLAGFPVVDVKVHLTFGSYHDVDSNENAFRMAGSMAFKEAMRKAQPVILEPMMAVEVETPEDYMGNVMGDLSGRRGIVQGMDDMVGGGKIVRAEVPLSEMFGYSTSLRSLTQGRATYTMEFKHYSEAPRNVSEAIINAKSK; from the coding sequence GTGGCTCGCAAGACACCTATCGAGCGCTACCGTAACATCGGTATTAGCGCTCACATCGACGCCGGCAAAACGACGACGACCGAGCGCATCCTGTTCTATACCGGCGTGAACCACAAGATTGGTGAAGTTCACGACGGCGCTGCCACCATGGACTGGATGGAGCAGGAGCAGGAACGCGGCATCACGATCACGTCCGCTGCTACCACGGCGTTCTGGAAAGGCATGGCCGGCGACCGCGCTGAGCACCGCATCAACATCATCGACACCCCGGGCCACGTCGACTTCACGATTGAAGTTGAGCGCTCGATGCGCGTGCTCGACGGTGCATGCATGGTCTACTGCGCAGTGGGCGGTGTGCAGCCGCAGTCGGAAACTGTGTGGCGTCAGGCTAACAAGTACAAGGTTCCCCGTCTCGCGTTCATCAACAAGATGGACCGTACCGGCGCGAACTTCTTCAAGGTCTACGACCAGCTCAAGCTGCGTCTGAAGGCAAACCCGGTTCCGGTCGTGGTGCCTATCGGCGCTGAAGAGACGTTCACGGGCGTGGTCGATCTGCTGAAGATGAAAGCGATCATTTGGGACGAGGCGTCCCAAGGCACGAAGTTCTCGTACGAAGAAATCCCGGCAGAACTCGTCGACACGTGCAACGAATGGCGCGAGAAGATGGTCGAAGCCGCGGCTGAGTCGAGCGAAGACATGATGAACAAGTACCTCGAGTCGGGCGAACTGACCGAGGCGGAAATCATCAAGGGTCTGCGCGACCGTACGATTGCGTGCGAAATCCAGCCGATGCTGTGCGGTACCGCGTTCAAGAACAAGGGCGTGCAACGGATGCTGGACGCCGTGCTCGACTTCCTGCCGTCGCCGATCGACATTCCGCCGGTTACGGGCGAACTCGAAAACGGTGAAAAGGCTGAGCGTCGCGCAGCTGACGACGAGAAGTTCTCGTCCCTCGCGTTCAAGATCATGACCGACCCGTTTGTCGGCCAGCTGATCTTCTTCCGTGTGTACTCCGGTACGACGAAGTCGGGCGACACGCTGCTGAACGCGACCAAGGACAAGAAGGAACGTCTCGGTCGTATTCTGCTGATGCACGCAAACCAGCGTGAAGAAATCAAGGAAGTGCACGCAGGCGACATCGCTGCTGCTGTTGGCCTGAAAGACGCAACGACGGGCGACACGCTGTGCGATCCGCTGCACCCGATCGTGCTCGAACGCATGATTTTCCCGGAGCCGGTGATTTCGCAGGCTGTTGAGCCGAAGACGAAGCCGGACCAGGAAAAGATGGGTCTGGCCCTGAACCGTCTGGCTCAGGAAGATCCGTCGTTCCGCGTTCAAACGGATGAAGAATCGGGTCAAACCATTATTTCGGGCATGGGCGAGCTCCACCTGGAAATTCTGGTTGACCGGATGAAGCGTGAATTCGGCGTCGAAGCAACGGTTGGCAAGCCGCAGGTGGCTTACCGCGAAACGATTCGCGGCAAGGCGGAAGACGTCGACGGCAAGTTCGTCAAGCAGTCGGGTGGTCGCGGCCAGTACGGTCACGCGGTCATTACGCTCGAGCCGAATGAGCAGGGCAAGGGCTACGAGTTCCTGGACGAAATCAAGGGCGGTGTGATTCCGCGTGAATACATCCCGGCAGTCGACAAGGGTATCCAGGAAACGCTGAAGGCTGGCGTGCTGGCAGGCTTCCCGGTCGTTGACGTGAAGGTTCACCTGACGTTCGGTTCGTACCACGACGTTGACTCGAACGAAAATGCGTTCCGCATGGCTGGTTCGATGGCGTTCAAGGAAGCAATGCGCAAGGCGCAGCCGGTCATCCTCGAACCGATGATGGCTGTGGAAGTCGAAACGCCTGAAGATTACATGGGCAACGTGATGGGCGACCTGTCGGGCCGTCGCGGTATCGTTCAGGGCATGGACGACATGGTTGGCGGCGGCAAGATCGTTCGCGCCGAAGTACCGCTGTCGGAAATGTTCGGCTACTCGACGTCGCTGCGTTCGCTGACCCAAGGTCGTGCAACGTACACGATGGAGTTCAAGCACTACTCCGAAGCACCGCGCAACGTGTCTGAAGCGATCATCAACGCGAAGTCGAAGTAA
- the rpsJ gene encoding 30S ribosomal protein S10, translating into MQNQKIRIRLKAFDYRLIDQSAAEIVDTAKRTGAIVRGPVPLPTRIQRFDILRSPHVNKTSRDQLEIRTHQRLMDIVDPTDKTVDALMKLDLPAGVDVEIKLQ; encoded by the coding sequence ATGCAGAACCAGAAAATCCGCATTCGCCTGAAGGCTTTCGACTATCGCCTGATCGATCAATCGGCAGCTGAAATCGTCGACACGGCAAAGCGGACTGGCGCAATCGTTCGTGGTCCGGTGCCCCTGCCGACCCGCATTCAACGTTTCGACATCCTGCGTTCGCCGCACGTTAACAAGACGTCGCGCGATCAGCTCGAAATCCGTACGCACCAGCGCCTGATGGACATCGTCGATCCGACGGACAAGACCGTCGACGCACTGATGAAGCTGGACCTGCCGGCTGGCGTGGACGTGGAAATCAAGCTCCAATAA
- the rplC gene encoding 50S ribosomal protein L3, translating to MSLGLVGRKVGMTRIFTAEGDSIPVTVLDVSDNRVTQIKTVETDGYTAVQVAFGTRRASRVTKPLAGHLAKAGVQAGEILKEFQIDAAKAAELSNGTVVGPDLFEVGQKVDVQGVSIGKGYAGTIKRYNFASGRASHGNSRSHNVPGSIGMAQDPGRVFPGKRMTGHMGDDTVTVQNLEIARIDADRKLLLVKGAVPGAKGGKVFVTPAVKTRAVKGAK from the coding sequence ATGAGCCTTGGACTCGTAGGTCGCAAGGTTGGCATGACCCGTATCTTCACGGCAGAAGGGGATTCGATTCCCGTTACCGTGCTGGACGTGTCCGACAACCGCGTGACGCAGATCAAGACTGTTGAAACCGACGGCTACACCGCCGTGCAGGTTGCATTCGGTACGCGCCGTGCATCGCGTGTGACGAAGCCGTTGGCCGGTCATCTCGCCAAAGCCGGTGTTCAAGCCGGTGAAATCCTCAAAGAATTCCAGATCGATGCTGCCAAGGCTGCCGAGTTGTCGAACGGCACCGTGGTCGGTCCCGATCTGTTCGAAGTAGGCCAGAAGGTCGACGTGCAAGGCGTGTCGATCGGTAAGGGCTACGCCGGTACCATCAAGCGTTACAACTTCGCATCCGGCCGTGCATCGCACGGTAACTCGCGCTCGCACAACGTGCCGGGTTCGATCGGTATGGCGCAGGATCCGGGTCGTGTTTTCCCGGGTAAGCGCATGACCGGTCACATGGGTGACGATACGGTAACCGTGCAAAACCTCGAAATCGCTCGTATCGACGCTGACCGCAAGCTGTTGCTGGTCAAGGGCGCCGTTCCGGGTGCGAAGGGTGGCAAGGTATTCGTTACGCCGGCCGTGAAGACGCGTGCCGTGAAAGGAGCGAAATAA
- the rplD gene encoding 50S ribosomal protein L4: MELKLLNANGQEGAGVSASDVVFGRDYNEALIHQVVVAYQANARSGNRAQKDREQVKHTTKKPWRQKGTGRARAGMSSSPLWRGGGRIFPNSPEENFSHKVNKKMHRAGLCSIFSQLAREGRISVVDELTLEAPKTKLLAEKFKAMGLDSVLVITDTVDENLYLASRNLAHVAVVEPRYADPLSLIYFKKILITKAAVAQIEELLS; encoded by the coding sequence ATGGAACTTAAGCTCCTGAATGCCAATGGTCAGGAAGGTGCAGGCGTTAGCGCGTCGGACGTAGTGTTCGGCCGCGACTATAACGAAGCCCTGATTCACCAGGTTGTGGTGGCGTATCAAGCGAATGCCCGTAGCGGTAACCGCGCGCAGAAGGACCGTGAGCAAGTCAAGCACACGACCAAGAAGCCGTGGCGCCAGAAGGGTACGGGCCGCGCCCGTGCCGGTATGTCGTCGAGCCCGCTGTGGCGCGGCGGTGGCCGGATCTTCCCGAATTCGCCGGAAGAAAACTTTTCGCACAAGGTCAACAAGAAGATGCATCGCGCAGGTCTCTGCTCGATCTTCTCGCAGCTGGCCCGCGAAGGCCGCATCTCGGTGGTCGACGAGCTGACGCTCGAAGCGCCGAAGACGAAGCTGCTGGCCGAAAAATTCAAGGCGATGGGTCTCGATTCCGTGCTGGTGATTACCGACACGGTTGACGAAAACCTGTACCTCGCGTCACGCAACCTCGCCCACGTGGCGGTTGTCGAGCCGCGTTACGCCGACCCGCTGTCGCTGATCTACTTCAAGAAGATCCTGATCACGAAGGCTGCGGTCGCCCAGATCGAGGAGTTGCTGTCATGA